Proteins co-encoded in one Sporosarcina sp. FSL K6-1522 genomic window:
- a CDS encoding UV damage repair protein UvrX gives MMDYSEFPDQQIACIDIRSFYASCAAAIEGLDVMRDMIAVVSNLSQKGSVVLAASPPLKSKYKVKTGTRLYEIPNDPSIYLIEPQMEMYLNISMEIPKLLNQYVPMEAIHVYSVDECFFSLAGTERLWGPMEQTIERIRYNLVDQFQLPSAVGAGPNRLMAKLALDLEGKKTGYAKWTYKDIPKKLWPVSPLSKMWGIGKRTEKTLNDMGIYTVGDLANAELSRLEKKFGVLGNQLYHHAWGIDLSKMGAPLLEGQVSYGKSQILMRDYNKVAEVKVVLLEMCEEVARRTRESNKAGRTISLGIGYSKNMLGGGFYRSRTIYEATNDTMQIYAVCKELLEEFHDGRPVRQISISITKLEDEHSVQLSLFDEQKWRNRQLGTAMDQIRTRYGSTAILRAVSLTDAGTAIKRSRLVGGHKG, from the coding sequence ATGATGGATTACAGTGAATTTCCAGATCAACAAATCGCGTGCATTGATATACGTAGCTTTTACGCAAGTTGTGCGGCGGCCATCGAGGGACTGGATGTAATGCGCGATATGATTGCGGTGGTGAGTAATTTATCGCAAAAAGGAAGCGTGGTATTAGCCGCAAGTCCACCACTAAAAAGTAAATACAAGGTTAAAACAGGGACGCGGCTTTATGAAATACCTAACGACCCATCCATTTATCTTATCGAGCCGCAAATGGAAATGTACCTTAACATATCCATGGAAATACCTAAACTACTGAATCAGTATGTTCCAATGGAGGCCATACATGTGTACAGCGTGGATGAGTGCTTTTTTTCACTAGCAGGCACAGAAAGGCTTTGGGGGCCAATGGAACAAACAATTGAACGGATTCGATACAATTTAGTAGATCAATTTCAATTGCCGTCCGCTGTGGGCGCGGGACCAAATAGGTTAATGGCCAAACTCGCATTGGACTTGGAGGGGAAGAAAACAGGCTATGCAAAATGGACATACAAGGATATACCAAAAAAGCTGTGGCCTGTTTCTCCTCTATCAAAAATGTGGGGAATCGGAAAGAGGACGGAAAAGACCTTAAACGATATGGGGATATATACAGTTGGTGACTTGGCAAACGCCGAATTGAGTCGACTAGAAAAGAAATTTGGTGTTCTTGGAAATCAGTTATATCATCACGCGTGGGGCATCGATCTGTCCAAAATGGGGGCACCACTCCTGGAAGGTCAGGTCAGCTACGGTAAGAGTCAAATCCTTATGCGCGATTATAACAAGGTTGCGGAGGTCAAGGTAGTGCTGTTGGAAATGTGCGAGGAAGTTGCGAGAAGGACGAGGGAATCGAACAAGGCTGGTCGTACCATATCACTTGGGATTGGATATAGCAAAAATATGCTTGGTGGCGGTTTCTATCGATCACGCACTATATATGAAGCGACGAATGACACGATGCAAATTTACGCCGTCTGTAAAGAATTATTGGAAGAATTTCATGACGGTCGGCCCGTGCGCCAAATTTCAATTTCGATTACGAAGTTGGAAGATGAACACTCGGTGCAGCTAAGCCTGTTTGATGAACAGAAATGGCGCAATCGGCAACTTGGAACAGCGATGGATCAGATTCGAACCCGATATGGTTCGACTGCTATACTGCGCGCTGTATCTCTTACAGATGCCGGTACGGCGATTAAGAGGTCACGTCTTGTGGGTGGACATAAAGGATAG
- a CDS encoding undecaprenyl-diphosphate phosphatase: MGEFDIILIIKMIVIGLVQGFTEPIPVSSSGHVMIASEILGLGEQGFTFAILTNTASLFAILYVYRKDIARLAGNSILYLKTRNSRYKSDFRFVFFIVIGTIPAGVLGVLLSDYLAESVSMTTIAMMLFITGIALWLIRNLKGHKGESDITIKDAFIVGLGQAVALLPGISRSGATIISAVAVGMKQDTALRFSFMLYIPVSLGGVVLGFTDFLNEPAKADLAIPYVAAFIATLLMTYFAMKWFMGIMKNGKLVYFTYYCFIVGALLLIFF; the protein is encoded by the coding sequence ATGGGCGAATTTGATATTATATTAATCATTAAAATGATTGTGATTGGGCTTGTGCAAGGTTTTACAGAACCAATACCTGTATCGTCTAGTGGGCACGTAATGATTGCTAGTGAAATTTTAGGGTTAGGTGAACAAGGATTTACTTTTGCTATCTTAACAAATACAGCGTCATTATTTGCAATACTTTATGTTTATAGAAAAGATATCGCAAGACTTGCAGGGAACTCCATTCTGTATTTGAAGACGCGAAACTCTCGCTATAAGAGTGATTTTCGTTTTGTATTCTTCATCGTCATTGGGACGATTCCGGCTGGTGTGCTTGGTGTTTTATTAAGTGATTATCTAGCGGAAAGTGTTAGCATGACAACGATTGCGATGATGCTCTTTATAACGGGGATTGCCTTGTGGTTAATTCGCAATTTGAAAGGTCATAAAGGTGAGAGTGATATTACAATTAAGGATGCTTTCATTGTTGGATTAGGGCAGGCTGTCGCATTATTACCGGGAATTAGTCGTTCAGGTGCAACGATTATTTCAGCAGTTGCGGTTGGAATGAAACAGGATACGGCACTTCGATTTTCATTTATGCTGTATATTCCCGTGAGCCTTGGAGGAGTTGTACTAGGTTTTACTGATTTTCTAAATGAACCAGCTAAAGCAGACTTAGCAATTCCATATGTAGCTGCATTTATTGCAACACTGTTAATGACTTATTTTGCGATGAAATGGTTTATGGGAATTATGAAAAACGGGAAGTTGGTCTATTTTACATATTACTGTTTCATCGTAGGAGCATTACTGCTAATTTTCTTCTAA
- the uraH gene encoding hydroxyisourate hydrolase: MDGRLTTHVLDLSKGLPAQNVKVELWALRDDDRRSLIKTAHTNSDGRVDSPLLQGDEIIPGEYELVFYVGEYFNREIIDVSVVPFLNKVPLRFGIRSKIEHYHIPLLVAPGGYSTYRGS; the protein is encoded by the coding sequence ATGGACGGTAGACTAACCACACATGTTTTAGATTTATCTAAAGGTCTGCCAGCTCAAAATGTTAAGGTTGAACTGTGGGCTCTAAGGGATGATGATAGACGTTCACTTATAAAGACAGCTCATACAAATTCTGATGGGAGAGTGGACTCTCCCCTGCTCCAGGGGGATGAGATCATACCAGGTGAATATGAGTTGGTCTTCTATGTTGGGGAATACTTCAATCGCGAAATAATCGATGTCTCAGTTGTACCATTTTTAAATAAAGTACCTCTTCGCTTCGGGATAAGGAGTAAGATAGAACATTATCATATTCCTCTTCTTGTTGCACCTGGTGGATATAGCACATATCGTGGAAGCTAA
- a CDS encoding nucleobase:cation symporter-2 family protein — protein sequence MDKLSKISILMLGFQHVCVMYGGAVAVPLIVGPAIGLTQEQIVYLISFDLLACGVVTLLQVVGGKGFGIRLPALMAVSFIVVEPVIAIGQAHSITGVMGAVMVSGLIVGLLSKYIGKLVPFFPPLVAGSVILIIGVSLMPVAMKNAAGGGGAASFGDPMNLFLAAFTLLTFVILNTLTKGFMKAISILLSMVMGTIVAAFLGMVDASAFTNASWFTMVKPFYFGVPTFDASSIITMTIISLIIAIESIGVFLTLGDVCDREIDAKEVEKGLRAEGFGSFISGVFNSFNHSTFSQNVGLVLLTKVTQRSVVIMAGCILVVLGFVPKVAGLTTMIPFPVLGGAMIPMFGMLLTAALGMIAKADLSKPTNQLTIAIGIGVGLAIKGVPEAFAQFPETLQLICGNGVVMGSFTLVLLNAILNGKSDPKVVHHHSPSPQEKLDMNFVEEGPSAVQNIHVNT from the coding sequence ATGGATAAACTAAGTAAAATAAGCATTCTGATGTTAGGCTTTCAACATGTTTGTGTGATGTATGGAGGAGCGGTAGCTGTTCCACTAATTGTTGGTCCTGCGATTGGCTTGACGCAAGAACAGATTGTCTACCTGATTTCGTTTGATTTACTTGCCTGTGGAGTTGTAACGTTGCTTCAAGTTGTCGGTGGTAAGGGATTTGGAATTAGATTGCCTGCATTAATGGCTGTTTCATTCATTGTTGTTGAACCCGTAATAGCAATAGGACAGGCTCATAGCATAACGGGAGTGATGGGTGCTGTCATGGTTTCAGGATTAATTGTCGGGTTACTTTCAAAATATATCGGCAAATTGGTGCCGTTCTTTCCACCACTCGTTGCAGGGTCTGTCATATTAATTATTGGTGTGTCATTAATGCCAGTTGCAATGAAAAATGCAGCTGGTGGAGGCGGAGCTGCCTCTTTTGGAGACCCTATGAATCTGTTTTTAGCAGCTTTTACTTTACTTACGTTTGTGATACTTAATACACTTACAAAGGGTTTTATGAAAGCGATATCAATTTTACTTTCAATGGTGATGGGTACTATAGTAGCCGCATTTTTAGGGATGGTTGATGCCTCGGCATTTACAAATGCAAGCTGGTTTACAATGGTGAAGCCATTCTATTTCGGTGTACCTACCTTCGATGCTTCATCCATTATCACTATGACAATTATTTCATTAATCATTGCTATTGAAAGTATAGGTGTATTCCTAACGCTAGGTGATGTTTGTGATAGAGAAATTGATGCAAAAGAGGTGGAAAAAGGATTACGTGCTGAAGGGTTTGGTAGTTTCATAAGTGGAGTCTTCAATTCGTTCAATCATTCCACCTTTTCACAAAATGTGGGTTTGGTTCTGCTGACAAAGGTGACTCAGCGCTCTGTTGTCATTATGGCGGGCTGTATTTTAGTAGTTCTTGGTTTTGTTCCTAAGGTCGCTGGACTAACAACTATGATTCCGTTTCCAGTCCTAGGTGGTGCTATGATTCCTATGTTCGGTATGCTTCTTACAGCAGCATTAGGCATGATAGCTAAAGCAGATTTAAGCAAGCCTACAAATCAACTAACAATTGCCATTGGGATTGGTGTAGGATTGGCTATCAAGGGTGTTCCAGAAGCATTTGCACAGTTCCCGGAAACATTGCAATTGATCTGTGGAAATGGGGTAGTAATGGGATCATTTACGCTTGTTTTATTAAATGCAATCCTAAATGGAAAATCAGATCCTAAAGTTGTACATCATCATTCACCTTCACCTCAAGAGAAGTTGGATATGAATTTTGTAGAAGAAGGTCCAAGTGCCGTTCAAAATATTCACGTGAACACTTAG
- a CDS encoding transcriptional regulator has protein sequence MLGQLLVSMECNELLDMMYVDKNGRVSKRRIKVIQVEDQSFKAYCYLRQSKRTFTIDHVLALVPIIKRERDVV, from the coding sequence GTGCTTGGTCAATTGTTAGTATCGATGGAATGTAATGAGTTACTGGATATGATGTATGTGGATAAGAATGGGAGAGTCAGTAAACGGCGGATAAAGGTAATCCAAGTAGAGGATCAATCATTCAAGGCTTATTGTTATCTGCGGCAATCCAAGCGGACATTTACAATCGATCATGTATTAGCACTTGTTCCCATCATAAAAAGAGAGCGTGACGTTGTATGA
- a CDS encoding YolD-like family protein, producing MIRDRGNIKWTAMMLPEHVTKLRDWMDKDRYVERPELEDFDLQSIQEEIEVAYKRKCQTLLKTWVDGRLIPYQGTIEKIDIHLKCIILEDPFGIERIPVGDVISVQCID from the coding sequence ATGATTAGAGACCGCGGAAATATAAAATGGACAGCTATGATGCTCCCGGAACACGTTACAAAACTCCGCGACTGGATGGATAAAGATCGCTACGTTGAGCGCCCGGAGCTGGAAGATTTCGATCTACAATCCATTCAGGAAGAGATTGAAGTGGCGTACAAGAGGAAATGTCAAACGCTTTTAAAGACTTGGGTTGATGGGAGATTAATACCGTATCAAGGTACAATAGAAAAAATCGATATCCATTTAAAATGTATCATACTAGAGGATCCGTTTGGAATCGAGCGGATACCAGTTGGAGATGTTATAAGTGTGCAGTGTATAGATTAA
- a CDS encoding PucR family transcriptional regulator ligand-binding domain-containing protein, with the protein MKKFENCRSSKKRNGGGDMYLTVEKALKMPVLNQVEVIAGERGLNRVINSVCIMDHPDTSWIKRGELLLTTGYVFKDDEQAQITMIRELSKKGCAGLAIKVKRFLSVFPSEMIQEANRCGLPLLEIPDETPLSDLLFLFTHEIVNKENVKNKQNLNLKVFNDILNGENTDLEDVNHQMEELGFGCTSPYIILVIKERKPEGQVPVHICLQTLLEDMDKSEKQNLRFWCIHFEGPVILFQGKRMESANRLILQVERIVSVLAESISKEYPSSIFEIGLSKVKIGVFKMREGLEEAKKAILLGSKIDPYKTRMVFDYGRFEVDDLINQIHQDVLSKYVESTLHPIIEYDRKNEGELLKTLETFLSSRGKLEDTARLLFVHRNTVKFRLSRIEELLKVDLKAEDIPFNLLFSIKAAKLL; encoded by the coding sequence GTGAAGAAATTTGAAAACTGTAGATCAAGCAAAAAAAGAAACGGAGGGGGAGATATGTATCTAACGGTTGAAAAAGCGTTGAAAATGCCTGTCCTAAATCAAGTAGAGGTCATTGCTGGCGAACGAGGGCTAAACCGGGTTATCAATTCGGTCTGTATAATGGATCATCCCGATACTTCCTGGATCAAGCGGGGGGAGCTTCTTTTGACAACCGGTTATGTGTTTAAAGATGATGAACAAGCACAAATTACTATGATTAGAGAATTATCGAAAAAAGGATGTGCAGGACTAGCTATCAAAGTAAAACGATTTCTTTCTGTTTTTCCTTCTGAGATGATTCAAGAAGCAAATCGGTGTGGATTACCATTATTAGAAATACCAGATGAAACCCCCTTATCGGACTTATTATTTCTCTTTACCCATGAAATTGTTAACAAAGAGAACGTAAAAAACAAGCAAAATCTAAATTTGAAAGTTTTTAATGATATTTTAAATGGTGAGAATACAGATCTAGAAGATGTAAATCACCAGATGGAGGAGTTAGGTTTTGGATGCACTTCTCCCTATATCATACTTGTGATAAAAGAAAGGAAACCCGAAGGCCAAGTTCCTGTTCATATTTGTCTACAAACACTCTTGGAGGATATGGATAAATCGGAAAAGCAGAATCTAAGGTTTTGGTGTATTCATTTTGAAGGTCCAGTGATTCTATTTCAAGGGAAAAGAATGGAATCTGCCAATCGATTGATTCTTCAGGTGGAAAGAATTGTGAGTGTTTTAGCGGAAAGTATATCAAAGGAATATCCAAGTTCTATTTTCGAAATCGGGTTAAGTAAGGTAAAAATAGGTGTTTTTAAAATGCGGGAAGGTTTGGAGGAAGCGAAAAAAGCAATTTTACTAGGTTCAAAAATTGATCCTTATAAGACTAGAATGGTATTTGATTACGGAAGGTTTGAAGTTGATGATTTAATCAATCAAATACATCAAGATGTTTTATCGAAGTATGTAGAATCTACACTTCATCCTATTATTGAATATGATCGAAAAAATGAGGGAGAGCTGTTAAAAACACTTGAAACATTTCTGTCCTCGAGGGGGAAATTAGAGGATACGGCCCGATTGCTATTCGTTCACCGAAACACTGTAAAGTTTCGGTTATCCCGGATTGAAGAATTATTAAAAGTGGATCTAAAGGCAGAGGATATCCCTTTTAACTTGTTGTTCAGTATAAAGGCGGCAAAGTTATTATAA
- a CDS encoding PucR family transcriptional regulator ligand-binding domain-containing protein encodes MKFTIANALQIPIVSQCNVVAGLKGVNREIESVNSFDAPDVTSWLKPRELVLTTGYVFQNKPQQLEQLVNELAQKQCAGLAIKLNVPQTVISIANNMHLPILQIPSQLSLSDIMSPVLREIVTRQNHQREINDDTPSTIRIFSENPIHKHIELIESKAIDLQKDVGCICVVVEISLAGHQEYHFSTIKQISQTIESIIRNADFDNIVEIIGDTLVIIFQNQNSVGTTEIYGMTAYLAQQIISTLSLQIPELPCVIGIGNYHEGKNRLTKSYEQSVKSIEVGKRLGSEKAVYCFNELEPLILLQYAPTTLLADFVSSNLRPLLEHDTLADTDLVNTLEVFLQSNLGPSEAARRMNVHRNTIHSRIKSIKEILNTDLSSDKNLFNLQLALHARHLLK; translated from the coding sequence TTGAAATTTACCATCGCTAATGCTTTACAGATTCCAATCGTAAGCCAATGTAATGTGGTAGCAGGTCTAAAAGGAGTGAACAGAGAAATAGAGTCCGTCAATAGCTTTGACGCCCCTGATGTAACTTCCTGGTTAAAGCCTAGGGAACTAGTACTTACTACGGGATATGTATTTCAAAACAAACCGCAACAATTGGAGCAACTTGTGAATGAGCTAGCCCAAAAACAGTGTGCGGGATTAGCCATCAAGTTGAATGTGCCTCAAACCGTTATTAGTATTGCTAATAACATGCATTTACCGATTCTCCAGATACCTAGCCAATTGTCATTATCCGACATCATGTCTCCAGTACTAAGAGAGATTGTCACAAGACAGAATCATCAGCGGGAAATAAATGATGATACTCCTTCTACCATTCGTATCTTTAGTGAAAACCCCATTCACAAACACATTGAGTTGATTGAAAGCAAAGCCATTGACCTTCAAAAAGATGTGGGGTGCATTTGTGTAGTGGTAGAAATATCCCTAGCTGGACATCAAGAGTATCATTTTAGTACCATTAAACAAATTTCTCAAACTATCGAATCAATCATCCGAAATGCAGATTTTGATAACATCGTTGAAATAATTGGCGATACGCTCGTAATCATTTTTCAAAATCAGAATAGCGTTGGGACCACAGAAATTTATGGGATGACTGCTTATTTAGCACAACAAATTATCTCTACTCTTTCGCTACAAATACCAGAATTGCCATGTGTAATTGGGATTGGCAACTACCATGAAGGGAAGAATAGACTAACCAAAAGTTACGAGCAGTCTGTAAAGTCCATAGAAGTAGGAAAACGATTAGGTTCCGAAAAGGCGGTTTACTGTTTCAATGAATTGGAACCCCTTATACTTTTGCAGTACGCCCCCACTACACTCCTAGCTGATTTCGTTTCAAGTAATCTACGTCCTTTATTGGAACATGATACTTTAGCCGACACTGACCTAGTAAATACGCTTGAAGTATTTTTGCAAAGCAATCTTGGTCCTTCTGAGGCAGCAAGAAGAATGAATGTACACCGGAATACCATCCATTCTCGAATTAAAAGTATAAAAGAAATATTGAATACTGACTTAAGTTCCGATAAAAACCTTTTCAATTTGCAGCTTGCCTTACATGCCAGGCATCTTCTAAAATAA
- the pucL gene encoding factor-independent urate hydroxylase, translating into MTNQNEKRTMYYGKGDVFVYRTFVKPLTGLKRIPESNFTERDNTIFGFNCQVSLKGDAFLPSFTEGDNSLVVATDSMKNFIQRNAATYQGNTAEGFIKYICEAFLARYSHIESVELTANEISFDNVQVPKGDGHENSEVVYRRSRNESATTTIEVQRTATGSEVTKHSSGIVGVQLIKIKGSSFYGFIRDEYTTLPEAHDRPLFIYLDFNWEYTNIEDASGVNPEKYVAAEQICDIANTVFHELDNRSIQQLIYHIGLRILERFPQLDNVQFKTNNRTWETVVEEIPNSEGSVYQEPRPPFGFQGFIVTQEDLKKKATADAVVSAVQ; encoded by the coding sequence ATGACTAATCAAAATGAAAAAAGAACAATGTACTATGGAAAAGGGGACGTATTTGTTTACAGGACGTTTGTAAAACCTTTAACTGGACTGAAACGGATTCCGGAATCCAATTTTACGGAAAGGGATAATACTATTTTTGGATTTAATTGTCAGGTTTCTCTTAAGGGGGACGCTTTCTTACCTTCATTTACTGAGGGAGATAATAGTCTTGTAGTTGCCACAGATTCTATGAAAAACTTTATTCAGCGCAATGCTGCTACCTATCAGGGGAATACAGCGGAAGGATTTATTAAATACATTTGTGAAGCATTTCTCGCGAGGTATAGTCATATTGAAAGTGTAGAACTTACTGCGAATGAAATTTCATTTGATAATGTCCAAGTGCCAAAAGGTGACGGCCATGAAAACAGTGAAGTTGTTTATCGGCGTTCAAGAAATGAAAGCGCTACCACGACGATCGAAGTACAAAGAACTGCAACTGGCAGTGAAGTAACCAAGCATTCCAGCGGTATAGTAGGGGTACAGTTAATCAAGATTAAAGGAAGTTCATTTTATGGGTTCATTCGTGATGAATATACTACTTTGCCAGAAGCTCACGACCGTCCGCTATTCATCTATCTTGATTTCAATTGGGAGTATACAAATATAGAAGATGCCTCTGGGGTGAATCCGGAGAAGTATGTGGCAGCAGAGCAAATTTGCGACATTGCTAACACGGTATTTCACGAATTGGATAACCGTTCCATACAGCAACTTATTTATCATATCGGTCTAAGAATTCTAGAACGCTTCCCGCAACTTGACAATGTTCAATTTAAAACGAACAACCGTACTTGGGAAACCGTTGTAGAAGAAATTCCAAATTCTGAAGGCAGTGTATACCAAGAGCCACGTCCTCCATTTGGGTTCCAAGGTTTTATTGTCACACAGGAAGATCTTAAAAAGAAAGCGACAGCTGATGCAGTTGTTAGCGCTGTACAATAA
- the uraD gene encoding 2-oxo-4-hydroxy-4-carboxy-5-ureidoimidazoline decarboxylase, with product MNQNVFTKTLGWVYECSPWIAEHVWNHKPFLSLDHLKQSMATIVEKADSIERLQLIKAHPDLASRIDMAEASVKEQSAIGLNALTREEYEEFLSLNNRYKDKFGFPFIVAVRGLDKTMIKVAMKNRISSDKESEITEAIRQINDIASHRLNDFIKS from the coding sequence ATGAACCAGAATGTTTTCACTAAGACATTGGGCTGGGTGTATGAATGTTCGCCATGGATAGCGGAACATGTATGGAATCATAAACCGTTCCTTTCTTTAGATCACCTTAAACAGTCGATGGCAACAATTGTTGAAAAGGCGGATTCAATAGAACGCCTTCAATTGATAAAAGCTCACCCGGACTTAGCCAGTCGAATCGATATGGCAGAAGCTTCAGTTAAAGAACAATCAGCGATTGGATTGAATGCTCTCACCCGGGAAGAATATGAGGAGTTTCTTAGCCTAAATAATCGTTATAAAGACAAGTTTGGATTTCCTTTCATCGTTGCTGTTCGCGGTCTGGATAAAACAATGATTAAAGTAGCGATGAAAAATCGTATTAGTTCGGATAAAGAAAGTGAAATAACAGAAGCAATAAGGCAGATTAACGACATTGCCAGTCATAGATTAAATGATTTTATCAAAAGTTAA